Proteins encoded by one window of Chondromyces crocatus:
- a CDS encoding Yae1 family protein: MPSLEHSGLVEMFREKPALAPHLLKLLFHLDLPSYATVAVVEASLDQLTPVEFRADLALELRDAQGALVLSIVLEVQRDKDPRKKYSWPVYLVVARAQKQCPTIVLVVAPDAEVAAWAGERIDLGLGRGSLDPLVMGPAVVPVVTDQAMAEQETELAILSAAAHGNGPQGLEVALAVLGALGRYDHEHAAVYFQIVYNALREPMRRALEALIMERQAEGKATFPAFAQQLIDRGKREGLQEGKREGLQEGKREGKREGRREGLKAGKLEGKRDLLLRLLARAEIALSEEQRTQIQGCTEAAVLDQWAENVLGAKRAADVLR, encoded by the coding sequence ATGCCGTCGCTCGAACACAGCGGGCTCGTCGAGATGTTCCGCGAGAAGCCGGCCCTTGCGCCTCACCTGCTGAAGCTCCTTTTCCATCTGGATTTACCGTCCTACGCGACCGTGGCGGTGGTCGAGGCGTCCCTCGATCAACTCACGCCCGTGGAGTTCCGCGCCGACCTGGCCCTGGAGCTGCGCGACGCGCAGGGCGCGCTCGTACTGTCGATCGTGCTCGAAGTGCAGCGCGACAAGGATCCACGCAAGAAATACTCCTGGCCCGTCTACCTGGTGGTGGCGCGGGCGCAGAAGCAATGTCCGACCATCGTGCTGGTCGTCGCTCCCGACGCCGAGGTCGCCGCGTGGGCCGGGGAGCGGATCGACCTCGGGCTGGGCCGAGGGAGCCTCGATCCGCTGGTGATGGGTCCAGCCGTCGTGCCGGTGGTGACGGATCAAGCCATGGCGGAGCAGGAGACGGAGCTGGCGATCCTGTCCGCCGCCGCGCACGGCAACGGTCCGCAAGGGCTGGAGGTGGCCCTGGCGGTGCTGGGCGCGCTCGGGCGGTACGACCACGAGCACGCTGCGGTGTACTTCCAGATCGTCTACAATGCCCTGCGTGAGCCCATGCGAAGGGCCCTGGAGGCGCTGATCATGGAACGGCAGGCGGAAGGCAAGGCGACGTTTCCGGCATTCGCACAGCAGCTCATCGACCGGGGCAAGCGCGAGGGGCTCCAGGAAGGCAAGCGCGAGGGCCTGCAGGAAGGCAAGCGCGAGGGCAAGCGCGAGGGCAGGCGCGAAGGGCTGAAGGCGGGGAAGCTGGAAGGGAAGCGGGACCTGCTCCTGCGGCTGCTGGCCCGGGCCGAGATCGCGCTCTCCGAGGAGCAGCGCACGCAGATCCAGGGCTGCACGGAGGCTGCGGTGCTGGACCAGTGGGCCGAGAACGTCCTCGGAGCGAAGCGCGCCGCCGACGTGCTCCGCTGA
- a CDS encoding VOC family protein: MSASTSPGVLSHGTLEVRNVDESVRFYRDFLGMKVIYDVPKACVIWLHESWYIVCVENPNAREMPMLNHFGIDVESREAVDQWYERAVRERDLHGISTITRPKVLHEAYQFYLRDRDHNWWEFQHDTTTFARMRAMAVATQA; this comes from the coding sequence ATGAGTGCTTCAACGAGTCCCGGGGTCCTCTCCCACGGGACGCTAGAGGTCAGGAACGTCGACGAGTCGGTGCGATTTTACCGAGATTTCCTCGGAATGAAGGTGATCTACGACGTACCGAAGGCCTGCGTGATCTGGTTGCACGAGAGCTGGTACATCGTCTGCGTCGAGAACCCGAACGCCCGGGAGATGCCGATGCTGAATCATTTCGGAATCGACGTGGAGTCGCGGGAGGCGGTCGACCAGTGGTACGAGCGCGCCGTGAGGGAGCGGGACCTCCACGGGATCTCGACCATCACCAGGCCGAAGGTGCTGCACGAGGCCTATCAGTTCTACCTGAGGGACCGTGACCACAACTGGTGGGAGTTCCAGCACGACACCACCACCTTTGCGCGGATGCGCGCAATGGCCGTAGCGACGCAAGCCTAG
- a CDS encoding DUF2169 domain-containing protein: MSGQLAVTVIVKATFSLVPDGEMEFAEPEPIFTTEVHHAGSPARSVRATSDLVPFLPRADVVLTGHAHAPDGRSVTRQVVRFEVYREKPLLGKTLFVYGDRAGAEPTPFQSMPLVYERAFGGVGWSDNPLGTGNSSQGHAARPANIEVPRRPGVTGGFGPISRGWPARRKLVSGLDRRVLDAQVIELPDGFDWAYYQAAPEDQRIEHLTGDEWVALEGMHPDLPNVESCLPGAYAEARVQLANRPGNGRVVFRADTLRIDADVGRCSLVWRGVIPVVALEALASLRIQVGVGTRDRPIVWPEESAQRSTAGALVPELGLPGHAASPYAAASHAASLQAGPPHAGASYAAGLHAGASYAAGLHAGASYAAGLHAGASHAAGLHAGASHAAGLHAGASHAAGLHAGASHAAGLHAGASHAAGLQAAASHAAGLQAAASHAASLQAAASQAGALQATPPQAMPAHTEMLSVSGPLLDAARIFQADVSGSAPLVPRLDPTLEIAPLHFVDTPDTTVDIEPTKATASPIPFRPSGAGQASPPKQDAPLPGAPWSKVAAAEPPRAGSDQTMSYTPREIAAMPPAAPTWGRPPVPRRGSGQMPVPTGLPSQGSVAPPAAPPAAPPLASPGPLPPALLGAMPPGMPSPSVPPPPPASLAPPASLAPPAPPPLHRPPMGSTAGAISRESAAQGVAEPPAMASALATAGAMQRASVLPPAMPPPPADRGAEGPKDAAPAVSAEGPPRVPETLKNQVEARLRAAQSLEGLDLAGADLAGVDFSRGALQGVNLKGAKLVGCRFAEANLVDAHLDGADLSSANLDGADLERAVLTEARLAGASLVGAHLSECALVRVAGAGAVFRDAHGERALFTGAALQGARFDGARLAGADLVGAELDEASFVRAALPEAKLQDVKARKAVFDEAVLEGVKAESACLLQCSLRHARAAGSIWDKATLDGSSFEGVALARASFARVAAEGANFSGAELMDARLGRARLVGASFVRANLMRANLEGADLTDADMTDANLHAAETWKAKLPRARGDGARTNAGKLKERP, translated from the coding sequence ATGAGCGGGCAGCTCGCGGTCACCGTCATCGTGAAGGCAACGTTCTCGCTGGTTCCTGACGGCGAGATGGAGTTCGCCGAGCCCGAGCCCATCTTCACCACCGAGGTGCATCACGCGGGGAGCCCGGCGCGCAGTGTGCGGGCGACGAGCGATCTCGTGCCGTTCCTGCCGCGCGCCGACGTGGTGCTCACCGGGCACGCGCACGCTCCTGACGGGCGCTCCGTGACGCGGCAGGTGGTGCGGTTCGAGGTGTACCGGGAGAAGCCGCTGCTCGGAAAGACGCTGTTCGTGTACGGCGATCGGGCAGGCGCCGAGCCCACGCCCTTCCAGTCGATGCCGCTCGTGTACGAGCGCGCGTTCGGTGGCGTGGGCTGGTCAGACAATCCTCTGGGGACGGGGAACAGCAGCCAGGGGCATGCGGCGCGGCCAGCGAACATCGAGGTGCCGCGGCGGCCGGGGGTCACGGGCGGGTTCGGGCCGATCTCGCGCGGCTGGCCGGCGCGGCGAAAGCTGGTGAGCGGGCTGGATCGGCGCGTGCTGGATGCCCAGGTGATCGAGCTGCCGGACGGGTTCGATTGGGCGTACTACCAGGCGGCGCCGGAGGATCAGCGGATCGAGCACCTCACGGGCGACGAGTGGGTGGCGCTCGAGGGGATGCACCCGGATCTGCCGAACGTGGAGTCATGCCTTCCAGGGGCTTACGCGGAGGCGCGGGTGCAGCTCGCGAACCGCCCAGGCAACGGTCGGGTGGTGTTCCGCGCCGACACGCTGCGCATCGATGCGGACGTGGGGCGCTGCTCGCTGGTGTGGCGGGGGGTGATCCCGGTCGTCGCGCTGGAAGCACTGGCGAGCTTGCGGATCCAGGTGGGCGTGGGGACGCGCGATCGGCCCATCGTCTGGCCGGAGGAGTCCGCGCAGCGCTCGACGGCGGGCGCGCTGGTGCCGGAGCTGGGGCTCCCTGGGCACGCGGCGTCGCCGTACGCAGCGGCGTCGCACGCAGCGTCACTGCAGGCCGGACCTCCGCACGCAGGCGCTTCGTACGCGGCAGGCTTGCACGCTGGCGCTTCGTACGCGGCAGGCTTGCACGCTGGCGCTTCGTACGCGGCAGGCTTGCACGCTGGCGCTTCGCACGCGGCGGGCTTGCACGCTGGCGCTTCGCACGCGGCGGGTTTGCACGCAGGCGCTTCGCACGCGGCGGGCTTGCACGCTGGCGCTTCGCACGCGGCGGGCTTGCACGCTGGCGCTTCGCACGCGGCGGGTTTGCAGGCGGCGGCCTCGCATGCGGCGGGTTTGCAGGCGGCGGCCTCGCATGCGGCGAGCTTGCAGGCGGCGGCTTCACAGGCGGGGGCTTTGCAAGCGACGCCGCCTCAGGCGATGCCGGCTCATACGGAGATGCTGTCCGTCTCAGGTCCACTGCTCGATGCAGCACGGATCTTCCAGGCCGACGTCAGTGGGAGTGCGCCGCTCGTGCCGCGCCTCGACCCCACGCTGGAGATCGCGCCGCTGCACTTCGTCGACACGCCGGACACGACGGTGGACATCGAGCCGACGAAGGCCACGGCATCGCCGATTCCTTTCCGGCCCAGTGGCGCCGGGCAAGCGTCACCGCCGAAGCAGGATGCGCCCCTTCCCGGGGCGCCCTGGTCCAAGGTGGCCGCAGCCGAGCCGCCGCGAGCCGGTTCGGACCAGACGATGTCGTACACGCCGCGCGAGATCGCGGCGATGCCACCAGCCGCGCCCACGTGGGGCCGACCTCCGGTGCCGCGCCGTGGCTCGGGTCAGATGCCGGTGCCAACCGGGCTGCCGTCTCAGGGCTCCGTCGCTCCGCCGGCCGCTCCGCCGGCCGCTCCGCCGCTGGCTTCACCAGGGCCGTTGCCACCCGCGCTGCTGGGGGCGATGCCGCCGGGCATGCCGTCGCCGTCGGTACCACCGCCTCCACCAGCATCGCTCGCTCCGCCAGCATCGCTCGCTCCGCCAGCGCCGCCCCCCTTGCACCGGCCGCCGATGGGTTCGACAGCAGGGGCCATCAGCAGGGAGAGCGCCGCGCAAGGGGTCGCCGAGCCGCCTGCGATGGCGTCGGCGCTGGCAACGGCAGGGGCCATGCAGAGGGCTTCGGTGCTCCCTCCCGCCATGCCGCCACCTCCAGCGGACCGTGGCGCGGAAGGGCCGAAGGACGCCGCGCCGGCGGTGTCGGCCGAGGGTCCCCCCAGGGTACCGGAGACGCTGAAGAACCAGGTGGAGGCGCGGTTGCGCGCGGCGCAGTCGCTGGAGGGGCTCGATCTGGCAGGCGCCGATCTGGCGGGGGTCGACTTCAGCCGGGGCGCGCTGCAGGGCGTGAACCTGAAGGGAGCGAAGCTCGTGGGGTGCCGCTTCGCCGAGGCGAACCTGGTGGATGCGCACCTCGATGGCGCCGATCTGAGCAGCGCGAACCTCGATGGCGCCGATCTGGAGCGCGCGGTCCTGACGGAAGCGCGACTCGCGGGGGCGAGCCTGGTGGGGGCACACCTCTCGGAGTGCGCGCTGGTGCGGGTGGCTGGCGCCGGGGCGGTGTTCCGCGATGCGCACGGGGAGCGGGCGCTGTTCACCGGGGCGGCGCTGCAAGGGGCGCGGTTCGATGGGGCGCGGCTCGCGGGGGCCGACCTGGTCGGGGCAGAGCTGGACGAGGCGTCGTTCGTGCGGGCGGCGTTGCCGGAGGCGAAGCTCCAGGACGTGAAGGCGCGCAAGGCGGTCTTCGACGAGGCGGTGCTGGAGGGGGTGAAGGCGGAGAGCGCGTGTCTACTGCAGTGCTCGCTGCGGCATGCGCGGGCGGCCGGGTCGATCTGGGACAAGGCGACGCTCGATGGGTCGAGCTTCGAGGGGGTGGCGCTGGCGCGGGCGTCGTTCGCGCGGGTGGCCGCGGAGGGAGCGAACTTCAGCGGGGCGGAGCTGATGGACGCGCGGCTCGGGCGGGCGCGGCTGGTCGGGGCGTCGTTCGTGCGGGCGAACTTGATGCGCGCGAACCTGGAGGGGGCGGATCTGACGGACGCCGACATGACGGACGCGAACCTGCACGCGGCCGAGACGTGGAAGGCGAAGCTGCCCCGCGCCCGGGGCGATGGGGCGCGGACGAATGCGGGGAAGCTGAAGGAGCGGCCCTGA
- a CDS encoding isopenicillin N synthase family dioxygenase produces the protein MTIRTIPMFDYAEILGRTLAPETLLETLRAYGYFYLSGLDAAVPPRLFKSLKENAETFFASPMGAKLEYYIGHSSNHRGYVPTSEKGAYSDETARVYEAFDIGHDVAWPGARDGRDYRLIGPNRYPTHVPGMAETLEAYYAANFRIGTQILRLIARGSRLAEDHFDRYTTRPASQLRMIHYLPNDVVVGADDVSMGAHTDYELFTIIHQASPGLAAFDRKTQTWGAMPVFKNTLLVLAGDMLEFLTGGVVRALLHRVVSTGEERYSFPFFMNLDFETEVSILPVYGKSEQRVVVGQHLLGRLCRDFPYLRARIDEGRWRIDFDLQGQEFQIPGQERRAQS, from the coding sequence ATGACGATACGAACCATCCCGATGTTCGACTACGCGGAGATTCTCGGCCGTACGCTCGCGCCCGAGACACTGCTGGAGACGCTCCGTGCGTATGGGTACTTTTACCTGTCCGGTCTGGACGCGGCGGTTCCGCCTCGGCTCTTCAAGTCATTGAAAGAGAATGCGGAGACGTTCTTTGCGTCGCCGATGGGGGCCAAGCTCGAGTACTACATCGGTCACTCGTCCAATCACCGTGGTTATGTCCCGACGTCCGAGAAGGGGGCGTACAGCGACGAGACGGCCCGGGTGTACGAGGCGTTCGACATCGGTCACGACGTGGCGTGGCCGGGGGCGCGAGACGGACGTGATTACAGGTTGATTGGTCCGAACAGGTATCCGACCCATGTCCCGGGCATGGCAGAGACGCTCGAGGCTTATTACGCGGCGAACTTCCGGATCGGGACGCAGATCCTGAGGTTGATCGCCAGGGGGTCACGGCTCGCCGAGGACCATTTCGACCGGTACACGACCCGCCCTGCGTCGCAGCTCCGGATGATCCACTACCTGCCGAACGATGTGGTGGTGGGTGCGGATGACGTGAGCATGGGGGCGCACACCGACTACGAGCTGTTCACCATCATCCACCAGGCATCGCCGGGGCTCGCGGCGTTCGACCGGAAGACGCAGACGTGGGGGGCGATGCCGGTCTTCAAGAACACGCTGCTGGTGCTCGCGGGGGACATGCTGGAGTTTCTGACGGGTGGGGTGGTGCGGGCGCTGCTGCACCGGGTCGTGTCGACGGGGGAGGAGCGGTACAGCTTCCCGTTCTTCATGAACCTCGATTTCGAGACGGAGGTGTCGATTCTGCCGGTCTATGGGAAGAGCGAGCAGCGGGTCGTGGTGGGGCAGCACCTTCTGGGGCGTCTCTGCCGGGACTTCCCCTACCTGCGGGCCCGGATCGACGAGGGACGGTGGCGGATCGATTTCGACCTGCAGGGGCAGGAGTTCCAGATCCCCGGGCAGGAGCGGCGCGCGCAGAGCTGA
- a CDS encoding SGNH/GDSL hydrolase family protein produces MRRIVIGTLAVVALACGSSDEGDSRNSGSGAGSSEGSGAGPGEGGSGAGGVGGGNVSPDVHLIGRFDKTNPTGPRFAWPGSEVQARFKGTGIQARLHDTGSNYLTVVIDDGAPTVLELKGPDSMYTLAKELPDGEHTVLLSKRTESSLGIVQLLDLAPIDGEILPSPPPYDRHIEVVGDSISAGYGNEGNGPDCSFSAATENEHMTYGAIASRALSAGHTTLAISGIGAYRSYDGTTEAQMPVRFLRTLAEDATSLWDFSLQPDVVVVNLGTNDFSAGDPGQPFIDAYTAFAEDLRTRYPDAHILCAVGPMLSDGFPQGEMRLTRVKQHLQTVIDTRQQAGDTRIGFVDLGELDPADGLGCDYHPNLTTHEKMATRLVDAIEAATGW; encoded by the coding sequence ATGCGAAGGATCGTGATCGGGACGTTGGCGGTGGTCGCGCTGGCCTGCGGATCATCGGACGAGGGGGACAGCCGGAACTCGGGCAGCGGTGCTGGCAGCTCGGAGGGCAGCGGCGCTGGCCCTGGCGAGGGTGGGAGCGGCGCTGGGGGCGTGGGCGGGGGCAACGTCTCCCCGGACGTCCACCTCATCGGTCGCTTCGACAAGACCAACCCGACGGGGCCTCGCTTTGCCTGGCCGGGCAGCGAGGTCCAGGCCCGCTTCAAGGGCACCGGCATCCAGGCGCGGCTGCACGACACGGGCTCGAACTACCTCACCGTGGTCATCGACGACGGCGCGCCCACGGTCCTGGAGCTGAAGGGCCCAGACAGCATGTACACCCTCGCCAAGGAACTGCCCGACGGCGAGCACACCGTGCTCCTCTCGAAGCGCACCGAGTCCTCCCTCGGCATCGTCCAGCTCCTCGATCTCGCCCCCATCGACGGCGAGATCCTTCCCTCGCCGCCGCCTTACGATCGGCACATCGAGGTGGTCGGCGATTCTATCTCCGCGGGTTACGGCAACGAGGGCAACGGCCCCGACTGCTCCTTCTCCGCGGCCACCGAGAACGAGCACATGACCTACGGCGCCATCGCCTCGCGCGCCCTTTCGGCCGGCCACACCACCCTCGCCATCTCGGGCATCGGCGCCTACCGCAGCTACGACGGCACCACGGAAGCGCAGATGCCCGTCCGCTTCCTGCGCACCCTGGCCGAAGATGCCACGAGCCTGTGGGATTTCTCCCTGCAGCCCGACGTCGTGGTCGTGAACCTCGGGACCAACGACTTCTCCGCGGGTGACCCGGGCCAGCCCTTCATCGACGCCTACACCGCCTTCGCGGAGGACCTCCGCACGCGCTACCCGGACGCGCACATCCTCTGCGCCGTCGGCCCGATGCTGAGCGATGGCTTCCCCCAGGGCGAGATGCGCCTCACCCGCGTCAAGCAGCACCTCCAGACCGTCATCGATACCCGCCAGCAAGCGGGAGACACCCGGATCGGCTTCGTCGATCTCGGCGAGCTGGACCCCGCCGATGGCCTCGGTTGCGACTACCACCCGAACCTCACCACCCACGAGAAGATGGCCACCCGCCTGGTCGACGCCATCGAGGCCGCCACCGGCTGGTGA
- a CDS encoding PAS domain-containing protein, with amino-acid sequence MSNHPPNAQEAELLALRAQLAECQAEREQLRTALQCTRDALRTEQEQAIQLLMNLPAAICYFHGPELVIGFANARYVDLSGNRDLIGKPVLEALPELEAQGFAALLQQVYRTGEPYIGVAAPGQTILEEGVDPADRWYDVVYQPVRDTRGQVDGVLAQVTDVTERVLGRLRLDQLSSERAALQEELILTQQAALRELATPLVPVADGVIAMPLVGTIDTERAGHILEALLEGVSEQRAHVALLDVTGVRTMDEQVATALLRTARAAQLLGAEVVLTGLGPGVAQALVSLGVDFGGITTLRSLQAGIHHALRRRTNRRKPQTS; translated from the coding sequence ATGAGCAACCACCCCCCGAACGCCCAGGAAGCAGAGCTCCTCGCACTCCGAGCACAGCTCGCCGAGTGCCAGGCCGAGCGCGAGCAGCTCCGCACAGCGCTCCAGTGCACGCGCGATGCGCTCCGTACCGAGCAGGAGCAAGCGATCCAGCTGCTCATGAACCTTCCGGCTGCGATCTGCTACTTCCACGGCCCGGAGCTGGTCATCGGGTTCGCCAACGCCCGCTACGTCGACCTCAGTGGCAACCGCGACCTCATCGGCAAGCCCGTCCTCGAGGCGCTGCCCGAGCTGGAAGCGCAGGGCTTCGCGGCCCTCTTGCAGCAGGTCTACCGCACTGGCGAGCCGTACATCGGCGTCGCTGCCCCGGGCCAGACCATCCTCGAAGAGGGCGTCGATCCAGCCGATCGCTGGTACGACGTCGTGTACCAGCCCGTGCGCGACACACGCGGCCAGGTCGACGGCGTGCTCGCGCAGGTCACCGACGTCACCGAGCGCGTCCTCGGCCGCCTGCGCCTCGACCAGCTCAGCTCCGAGCGCGCCGCCTTGCAAGAAGAGCTGATCCTCACCCAGCAAGCCGCCCTCCGCGAACTGGCGACGCCCCTCGTCCCCGTCGCCGACGGCGTGATCGCCATGCCCCTCGTCGGCACCATCGACACCGAGCGCGCCGGCCACATCCTCGAAGCCCTCCTCGAAGGCGTCAGCGAGCAACGCGCGCACGTCGCCCTCCTCGACGTCACCGGCGTGCGGACGATGGACGAGCAAGTCGCCACCGCCCTTCTCCGCACCGCCCGCGCCGCTCAGCTCCTCGGCGCCGAGGTGGTGCTCACCGGCCTCGGCCCAGGCGTCGCGCAAGCGCTCGTCTCCCTCGGCGTCGACTTCGGCGGCATCACCACCCTCCGCTCGCTCCAGGCCGGCATCCACCACGCCCTCCGGCGCCGCACGAACCGCCGCAAGCCGCAGACTTCCTGA
- a CDS encoding LytR/AlgR family response regulator transcription factor — protein MREPLRALILEDEWPARNYLVQLVEQSGLAHVVAAVPTPALASETLSTSPGPIDVAFVDIHLAGEQDASRAGLTWIENVAAQAQQNPGDFMAPRIVLTTASSEHAMRAFDLGVVDYLLKPFTEGRVRKTLERLLAADHRTARPLLDPEIRIAAREGRSVRFLDRKDAFAFEAEGRGCYVHATQGRLDVDLSLTSLEAVLGPSFLRVHRNWLVSLTHVQAMDRQTGDWTLLVGPGDPPLRVQVARDRIATVRDRLLASAIGLRREG, from the coding sequence ATGCGTGAACCCCTGCGCGCGCTGATCCTCGAAGACGAGTGGCCTGCCCGCAACTACCTCGTCCAGCTCGTCGAACAGTCCGGCCTCGCCCACGTCGTCGCCGCCGTTCCCACGCCCGCCCTCGCCAGCGAGACCCTCTCCACCTCCCCCGGCCCCATCGACGTCGCCTTCGTCGACATCCACCTCGCTGGCGAGCAGGACGCCTCCCGCGCCGGCCTCACCTGGATCGAGAACGTCGCCGCCCAGGCCCAGCAGAACCCGGGCGACTTCATGGCCCCCCGCATCGTCCTGACCACCGCCTCCTCCGAGCACGCCATGCGCGCCTTCGACCTCGGCGTCGTCGACTACCTCCTCAAGCCCTTCACGGAAGGCCGCGTCCGCAAGACCCTGGAGCGCCTCCTCGCCGCCGACCACCGCACCGCCCGCCCCCTGCTCGATCCCGAGATCCGCATCGCCGCACGCGAAGGCCGCTCCGTGCGCTTCCTCGATCGCAAGGACGCCTTCGCCTTCGAGGCCGAAGGCCGCGGCTGCTACGTGCACGCCACCCAGGGGCGCCTCGACGTCGACCTCTCTTTGACCTCCCTCGAAGCCGTGCTCGGCCCGAGCTTCCTCCGCGTGCACCGCAACTGGCTCGTCTCCCTCACCCATGTCCAGGCGATGGATCGCCAGACGGGCGACTGGACCTTGCTCGTCGGCCCTGGCGACCCACCGCTGCGCGTCCAGGTCGCCCGCGACCGCATCGCCACCGTACGCGATCGCCTCCTGGCGAGCGCCATCGGCCTCCGCCGCGAGGGGTGA
- a CDS encoding phytoene desaturase family protein, producing MDKTTDVLVVGAGHNGLVAALLLAKRGLRVRVLEEKAVIGGATRTERPFAKVPNLAISSASYLVGLVPPELLQITGVDLPLKRRDPHYFLPTTDGRYLLFGSDQEAMRAQFIRFFSEADWRANQAMQAEIAQIRDDIAPTWLSQPYSIEETAERYVRPALRRAFIDLCRKPVRDYLERFDFKSDLIKAMYATTDGFSGLNGTWDSPGTGMNFLVHNMCRLPGADGTWMICEGGMGTIASRFADAARAAGATIETNVGVQRILVENGAAVGVVTSSGDEIRARTVVVNADPFRMRKLVGQDQFPAEYNQRLDAMELDGTTFKVNLALRGLPRFTCLPEDRGQYGPTIHLLPEESGVIQSLTDSFRAVQEGRLPEFPTIEWYIHTTIDPSMRDTEGHHNAALFVQWVPYRLAEGTWAEQETRYAQHLLSICDRFAPGTSDLVADMFILHPQKIEEYIGIHRGHIHHVDNRFGFADRVPHRQPVAGLYSASAGTHPAGSVIGCAGHNAAMCALEDLGRR from the coding sequence ATGGACAAGACCACGGATGTGCTCGTCGTCGGGGCGGGTCACAACGGCCTCGTCGCGGCGCTCCTGCTCGCGAAGCGCGGCCTTCGGGTGCGCGTGCTGGAGGAGAAAGCGGTCATCGGCGGCGCGACCCGCACCGAGCGACCCTTCGCCAAGGTGCCCAACCTGGCCATCTCTTCCGCCTCTTACCTCGTGGGCCTCGTGCCCCCCGAGCTGCTCCAGATCACGGGCGTCGACCTCCCCCTCAAGCGCCGCGACCCTCACTACTTCCTCCCCACCACCGACGGACGCTACCTCCTCTTCGGATCCGACCAGGAGGCGATGCGCGCGCAGTTCATCCGCTTCTTCTCCGAGGCCGACTGGCGCGCCAACCAGGCCATGCAGGCCGAGATCGCGCAGATCCGCGACGACATCGCGCCCACCTGGCTTTCGCAGCCGTACTCCATCGAGGAGACCGCCGAGCGCTACGTCCGCCCCGCGCTGCGCCGCGCCTTCATCGACCTGTGTCGCAAGCCCGTCCGCGACTACCTCGAGCGCTTCGACTTCAAGAGCGACCTGATCAAGGCGATGTACGCCACGACCGACGGCTTCTCGGGCTTGAACGGCACCTGGGACTCCCCCGGCACGGGCATGAACTTCCTCGTCCACAACATGTGCCGCCTCCCTGGAGCGGACGGGACCTGGATGATCTGCGAGGGCGGCATGGGCACCATCGCCAGCCGCTTCGCCGACGCCGCCCGCGCCGCTGGCGCGACGATCGAGACGAACGTCGGCGTCCAGCGCATCCTCGTCGAGAACGGCGCTGCCGTCGGCGTGGTGACCTCGAGCGGCGACGAGATCCGCGCCCGCACCGTCGTCGTCAACGCCGACCCCTTCCGCATGCGCAAGCTCGTCGGCCAGGACCAGTTCCCCGCCGAGTACAACCAGCGCCTCGACGCCATGGAGCTGGACGGCACCACCTTCAAGGTGAACCTCGCCCTGCGCGGCCTCCCCCGCTTCACCTGCCTCCCCGAGGACCGCGGCCAGTACGGCCCCACCATCCACCTCCTCCCCGAGGAGAGCGGCGTCATCCAGTCGCTCACCGACTCGTTCCGCGCCGTGCAGGAGGGCCGCCTCCCCGAGTTCCCCACGATCGAGTGGTACATCCACACCACGATCGACCCCTCCATGCGCGACACCGAGGGCCACCACAACGCCGCCCTCTTCGTGCAGTGGGTCCCGTACCGGCTCGCCGAAGGCACCTGGGCCGAGCAGGAGACCCGCTACGCGCAGCACCTCCTCTCCATCTGCGACCGCTTCGCCCCTGGCACCAGCGATCTCGTCGCCGACATGTTCATCCTCCACCCCCAGAAGATCGAGGAGTACATCGGCATCCACCGCGGCCACATCCACCACGTGGACAACCGCTTCGGCTTCGCCGACCGCGTCCCGCACCGCCAGCCGGTCGCTGGCCTCTACTCCGCGTCGGCCGGCACCCACCCCGCGGGCAGCGTCATCGGGTGTGCCGGCCACAACGCCGCCATGTGCGCCCTCGAAGACCTCGGCCGACGCTGA
- a CDS encoding cytochrome c-type biogenesis protein yields MSGPLQRASATSSRTARSASALALVMVISCQTLIACQPKLPSGSGEPSSLIPGAAAVESRLLAPCCWVQTLDVHESELATALRGEIRDRLRRGEPARSIEDDFEARFGARVRALPREGAPQNVIPLLLGIGMVLSAIGLAWVVRRWLQASARPLQEDTPRGSERDDYDERLDQELARLDDA; encoded by the coding sequence ATGAGCGGCCCCCTGCAGCGCGCATCAGCCACCAGTTCGCGGACCGCGCGCTCGGCGTCGGCGCTCGCCCTCGTCATGGTCATCTCCTGCCAGACGCTCATCGCCTGCCAGCCGAAGCTGCCGTCGGGGTCGGGTGAGCCCAGCAGCCTGATCCCCGGGGCTGCCGCCGTGGAGAGCCGACTGCTCGCCCCTTGCTGCTGGGTGCAGACCCTCGACGTCCACGAGTCGGAGCTTGCCACGGCACTTCGCGGGGAGATCCGTGATCGACTCCGCCGGGGCGAGCCGGCGCGGTCCATCGAAGACGACTTCGAGGCCCGCTTCGGCGCGCGCGTCCGTGCGCTGCCGAGGGAGGGCGCCCCGCAGAACGTCATCCCCCTCCTCCTCGGGATCGGCATGGTGCTCAGCGCCATCGGCCTCGCCTGGGTGGTGCGGCGGTGGCTCCAGGCGTCGGCTCGACCCCTGCAAGAGGACACGCCCCGTGGGTCCGAGAGGGACGACTACGACGAGCGCCTGGACCAGGAGCTCGCACGCCTGGACGATGCCTGA